A region of Piscinibacter gummiphilus DNA encodes the following proteins:
- the mmsA gene encoding multiple monosaccharide ABC transporter ATP-binding protein, which yields MTEALLEMRDIRKTFPGVKALDGVDLRVQPGEIHAVVGENGAGKSTLMKVLSGVYPSGSFSGEIRFDGQDRHFRDIAESEALGIIIIHQELALVPLLSIAENLFLGNEQQRYGVIDAEATFSRTRDLLRKVGLAESPATPVTQLGVGKQQLVEIAKALSKDVRLLILDEPTASLNESDSDALLALLLGLKSQGISCILISHKLNEIAKVADSITVLRDGRTVDAIDCREAPASEDHVIRSMVGREMADRYPKRTPNVGDVVFEVSDWRVFHEVHADREVIRGVDFHARRGEIVGIAGLMGAGRTEFAMSVFGRSYGQHITGEVRLGGQVIDVSTVRKAIQHGIAYVTEDRKGLGLVLEEPIRENISLANLSGVSRHGVVDAAREFGVAQDYKRSLRIRCASVMQKVVNLSGGNQQKVVLGKWLFTTPEVLILDEPTRGIDVGAKYEIYSLVAELAAQGKCIVMISSEMPELLGMCDRICVMNEGRFVGEFPAAEATQEKIMRAIVTSSH from the coding sequence ATGACCGAAGCCCTGCTCGAGATGCGGGACATCCGCAAGACCTTCCCCGGCGTCAAGGCGCTGGACGGGGTGGACTTGCGCGTGCAGCCCGGCGAGATCCACGCCGTGGTCGGCGAAAACGGCGCGGGCAAGTCCACGCTGATGAAGGTGCTGAGCGGCGTCTACCCCAGCGGCAGCTTCAGCGGCGAGATCCGCTTCGACGGCCAGGACCGCCACTTCCGCGACATCGCCGAGAGCGAAGCCCTCGGCATCATCATCATCCACCAGGAGCTGGCGCTCGTGCCGCTCCTGTCCATCGCCGAGAACCTGTTCCTCGGCAACGAACAACAGCGGTACGGCGTGATCGACGCCGAGGCCACCTTCTCCCGCACCCGCGACCTGCTGCGCAAGGTGGGCCTGGCCGAGTCGCCCGCCACGCCGGTCACGCAACTGGGCGTGGGCAAGCAGCAGCTGGTCGAGATCGCGAAGGCGCTGTCGAAGGACGTGCGCCTGCTCATCCTCGACGAACCCACCGCGAGCCTCAACGAAAGCGACAGCGACGCGCTGCTCGCGCTGCTGCTGGGCCTGAAGTCCCAGGGCATCTCCTGCATCCTGATCTCGCACAAGCTCAACGAGATCGCCAAGGTGGCCGACTCGATCACCGTGCTGCGCGACGGCCGCACGGTGGACGCCATCGACTGCCGCGAGGCCCCCGCGAGCGAGGACCACGTGATCCGCAGCATGGTGGGCCGCGAGATGGCCGACCGCTATCCGAAGCGCACCCCGAACGTCGGCGACGTCGTGTTCGAGGTCAGCGACTGGCGCGTGTTCCACGAGGTGCACGCCGACCGCGAGGTGATCCGCGGCGTGGACTTCCACGCACGCCGCGGCGAGATCGTGGGCATCGCCGGCCTGATGGGCGCCGGGCGCACCGAGTTCGCGATGAGCGTGTTCGGCCGTTCGTACGGCCAGCACATCACGGGCGAGGTGCGGCTGGGCGGCCAGGTCATCGACGTCTCCACCGTGCGCAAGGCCATCCAGCACGGCATCGCCTACGTCACCGAAGACCGCAAGGGCCTCGGCCTCGTGCTCGAGGAACCCATCCGCGAGAACATCAGCCTCGCGAACCTCTCCGGCGTGTCGCGCCACGGCGTGGTGGACGCGGCCCGCGAGTTCGGCGTGGCCCAGGACTACAAGCGCAGCCTGCGCATCCGCTGCGCGAGCGTGATGCAGAAGGTGGTGAACCTGTCGGGCGGCAACCAGCAGAAGGTGGTGCTCGGCAAGTGGCTGTTCACCACGCCGGAGGTGCTCATCCTCGACGAGCCCACGCGCGGCATCGACGTGGGCGCCAAGTACGAGATCTACTCCCTCGTGGCCGAGCTTGCCGCGCAGGGCAAATGCATCGTGATGATCTCGTCGGAGATGCCCGAGCTGCTCGGCATGTGCGACCGGATCTGCGTGATGAACGAGGGCCGGTTCGTGGGCGAATTCCCCGCGGCCGAAGCCACCCAGGAAAAGATCATGCGCGCGATCGTCACCTCGAGCCACTGA
- the chvE gene encoding multiple monosaccharide ABC transporter substrate-binding protein, giving the protein MKKFQRRTALAALVLAFGAASLPAAAQDKGTIGVSMPTKSSARWIADGDSMVKALKEKGYKADLQYADDDIPNQLAQVENMITKGVKVLVIAAIDGTTLSDALQKAADRGIKVVSYDRLIKGSKNVDYYATFDNFQVGVLQAGYIEHALDLKNKKGPFNIELFGGSPDDNNAFFFYDGAMSVLKPYIDSGKLVVGSKQVGMQKVSTLRWDGAVAQARMDNILSAFYTKGRVDAVLSPYDGLSIGILSSLKGVGYGTPQQPFPVVTGQDAEIASVKSMLRGEQRATVFKDTRELAKVAAQMVDAMLTGKTVPINDTKTYNNGVKVVPSYLLKPVSVDVANYKQVLVGSGYYTESQLK; this is encoded by the coding sequence ATGAAGAAGTTTCAGCGCCGCACCGCGCTGGCCGCGCTCGTGCTCGCCTTCGGCGCCGCGAGCCTGCCGGCCGCGGCCCAGGACAAGGGCACGATCGGCGTGTCCATGCCCACCAAGTCCTCCGCCCGCTGGATCGCCGACGGCGACAGCATGGTCAAGGCCCTGAAGGAAAAGGGCTACAAGGCCGACCTGCAGTACGCCGACGACGACATCCCGAACCAGCTGGCCCAGGTGGAGAACATGATCACCAAGGGCGTGAAGGTCCTGGTGATCGCCGCCATCGACGGCACCACGCTGTCGGACGCGCTGCAGAAGGCGGCCGACCGCGGCATCAAGGTCGTCTCGTACGACCGGCTCATCAAGGGGTCGAAGAACGTGGACTACTACGCCACGTTCGACAACTTCCAGGTGGGCGTGCTGCAGGCCGGCTACATCGAACACGCGCTCGACCTGAAGAACAAGAAGGGTCCGTTCAACATCGAGCTGTTCGGCGGCTCGCCGGACGACAACAACGCCTTCTTCTTCTACGACGGCGCGATGTCGGTTCTGAAACCCTACATCGACAGCGGCAAGCTCGTCGTCGGCAGCAAGCAGGTCGGCATGCAGAAGGTGTCGACGCTGCGCTGGGACGGCGCGGTGGCGCAGGCGCGCATGGACAACATCCTGAGCGCCTTCTACACCAAGGGCCGCGTGGACGCCGTGCTGTCGCCGTACGACGGCCTGAGCATCGGCATCCTGTCGTCGCTCAAGGGCGTGGGCTACGGCACGCCGCAGCAGCCGTTCCCGGTGGTGACCGGGCAGGACGCGGAGATCGCCTCGGTGAAGTCGATGCTCCGCGGTGAACAGCGGGCCACGGTGTTCAAGGACACCCGCGAGCTCGCGAAGGTGGCGGCGCAGATGGTGGACGCGATGCTGACCGGCAAGACGGTGCCCATCAACGACACGAAGACCTACAACAACGGGGTCAAGGTCGTGCCGTCGTACCTGCTCAAGCCGGTGAGCGTGGACGTCGCCAACTACAAGCAAGTGCTGGTGGGAAGCGGTTACTACACGGAAAGCCAACTGAAGTAA
- the mmsB gene encoding multiple monosaccharide ABC transporter permease: MDNAIPSPSPAQQPPARSYAGFLKNNFREYGMLASLIVIMGFFQFMTDGTLMRPLNLTNLILQNSYIVIMALGMLLVIVAGHIDLSVGSVVGFVGALAAVLMVEYHVHFLVTIVLSVLAGALIGGAQGAFVAYFRIPSFIVTLAGMLVFKGLTLALLQGQSVGPFPEGFQRISSGFLPDPFGGESVRVLSLAIGVLAALAWVAAKVRSRARQNKHGMEEEPYFFFLGRTLVFAALIVLISWILSSYRGLPNVLIVMAVLMLAYDFVTSRTTIGRRIYALGGNEKAARLSGIDTKRLSFLTFVNMGVLAALAGLVFAARLNTATPKAGVGFELDVIAACFIGGASASGGVGKVMGAVIGAFVMGVMNNGMSILGIGIDYQQVIKGLVLLAAVFVDVYNKNK; the protein is encoded by the coding sequence ATGGACAACGCCATCCCCTCCCCTTCCCCCGCGCAGCAGCCGCCCGCGCGCTCCTACGCCGGCTTCCTGAAGAACAACTTCCGCGAGTACGGCATGCTCGCGTCGCTGATCGTCATCATGGGCTTCTTCCAGTTCATGACCGACGGCACGCTGATGCGCCCGCTGAACCTCACGAACCTGATCCTGCAGAACAGCTACATCGTGATCATGGCGCTCGGCATGCTGCTCGTGATCGTCGCCGGCCACATCGACCTGTCGGTGGGGTCGGTGGTCGGCTTCGTCGGCGCGCTCGCCGCGGTGCTGATGGTCGAGTACCACGTGCACTTCCTCGTCACCATCGTGCTGAGCGTGCTGGCCGGCGCACTGATCGGCGGCGCACAAGGCGCGTTCGTCGCGTACTTCCGCATCCCGTCGTTCATCGTCACGCTCGCGGGCATGCTGGTGTTCAAGGGCCTCACCCTCGCGCTGCTGCAGGGCCAGTCGGTGGGTCCGTTCCCCGAGGGCTTCCAGCGCATCAGCTCGGGTTTCCTGCCCGACCCGTTCGGCGGCGAGTCGGTGCGCGTGCTGTCGCTCGCGATCGGCGTGCTGGCCGCGCTGGCCTGGGTGGCCGCGAAGGTGCGCAGCCGGGCCCGCCAGAACAAGCACGGCATGGAGGAGGAGCCCTACTTCTTCTTCCTCGGCCGCACGCTGGTGTTCGCCGCGCTGATCGTGCTGATCAGCTGGATCCTGTCGTCGTACCGCGGGCTGCCCAACGTGCTGATCGTGATGGCCGTGCTGATGCTCGCCTACGACTTCGTCACGAGCCGCACCACGATCGGCCGGCGCATCTACGCGCTGGGCGGCAACGAGAAGGCCGCGCGCCTGTCGGGCATCGACACGAAACGCCTGTCCTTCCTCACCTTCGTGAACATGGGCGTGCTGGCGGCACTGGCCGGTCTCGTGTTCGCCGCGCGCCTCAACACGGCCACGCCGAAGGCCGGCGTGGGCTTCGAGCTGGACGTCATCGCGGCCTGCTTCATCGGCGGCGCGTCGGCCTCGGGCGGCGTGGGCAAGGTGATGGGTGCGGTGATCGGCGCCTTCGTGATGGGCGTGATGAACAACGGCATGTCCATCCTCGGCATCGGCATCGACTACCAGCAGGTCATCAAGGGGTTGGTCCTCCTGGCCGCGGTGTTCGTCGACGTGTACAACAAGAACAAATGA